In the genome of Paraburkholderia azotifigens, the window CCGGCCTTCCTCACGCAGCAGGTGGACGGCAGGCAGGAAGCGGTGATGAGCTTCGGCGTGATGGGCGGCGACATGCAGCCGCAAGGGCATTTGCAGACGGTCGTGCGCATGCTCGACTACGGCCAGCAGCCGCAGGCCGCGTGTGACGCGCCGCGCTGGAAGGTCAACCGCGACTTCACGATCGATATCGAATCGACGCTCGATCCGCGCACGGCACGCGAGCTTCAGGGTCTCGGCCATACGATCAAGTCGATCGACGATCCTTATATGGATTTTGGCTCGGGACAGTTCATCTGGAGGCTCGACCGCAACGAACCCGATCGCGGTTATGTTGCCGCGAGCGACAGCCGTCGCGACGGTCTCGCAGCAGGGTTCTGACTGACGGGAGGTGAACGGGGCGGCGGGGCGCATACGCGCCCGCACCGTTCATTCCGGCAACGTGCCTTCGCCGTTCTTGCGCTCGACGCGCCGCGCGGCTTTTTCGACCGCGAGCCAGTATTCGCGCATCGCGCCCATCCGTTTCTGATCGGCGTGCACGGATGCGATCGCGTTCTTTACGCGAGCCTTGAGCACGGTGGGATGCGCGTGATTCAGCACGCTGTCGGCGAGACCTTCGAGCAGTGCGCGTTCGTAATCGGTGGCTGCGCTGTTTGCGCTCTCCATCATCAACAGCACGGGCACGCCTTCGAGGCGCGGCTCCTTCTTCAGCGCCGCGCACAGTTGCATGCCGTTCGCGTCGGGTAGCGCGGCGTCGACGAGAATCACGGTCGGCAGGCTGTGCATCGCGCGTTCGAGCCCTTGTGCGCCCGTCGCGGCGGACACGCAGCGTCCGAGATCGTGCAACAGATCCTGCAGACGGCTCAGGCGGCCGGGATCGCTTTCGATGATCAGGATGTTATCGGGCAGCGCGCCGAGCGTCGGCGGCAGGAACGAGCCGGCGCGAAAGCTTTCCGACTGATCGAGCATCTTGAGACGCTTGCGCAACTGCGTTTCGACGCGCGCGCGCAGCTGGGTTGCGTTCAGCGGCTTGGTGACGTAGTCGGATGCGCCGAGGCGGAACGCGTCGATTTCGAGCGCGGGCGCGTCGTGGCTGGTGACGAAGATGACGGGAATCTTCGCGAGTTCGCTGTCGGCTTTGAGGATTTCGCAGAAGTCGAAACCCGTCATGCCGGGCATGCTTGCGTCGAGCAGGATGAGGTCGGGTGTCGACTGACGTGCGAGCAGCAACCCCATTTCTCCCGAAAGGGCAAAGCGCCGTTCCCCGTAATCAGAAAGCATATCGCTCATGATGCGCACGGTCGCGACGTCGTCGTCGACGATCAGGAGCTTGAACTTGTACGCTGACATGTGATGTGTAGCGCCTTGGAATGGTGGTGCGGCGTTCGTGGACGCCGCTTGCCGGTCTTAAGAGTAGGCGCAGATTCGTTGAGTCTGCAATAGCGAATTTTCTGTAGTGTTTGGTTTTTTTGTCTGCGACGCAGTCGCAATTTTGGGTTTTTGCTTTTTGCTGGCATGCGCGGGTTGCCTGCGCGGGGCGAAGGGGTTATCGCGCTGGCATCCGCGTTTTGTCTCTGGTTCGCAAGCGTCGCCCCTGTGCGGGGCAGCACCTACTTTTCTTTGCAGCGGCAAAGAAAAGTAGGCAAAAGAAAGCCGCTCACACCGCCAGTTCTAGTCGTTGCCTGCGGGCCCCCCACGGGTCCCGCACTCCAGACGGCAACACGCTATTTCATGTGTGTTGCCAACGCCTCTAACAAACGCATCACCCACTCCAATGACCCGTAGCGCAGCCAGCGGCAGCGAATGGTTGGCGCCGCCCAGGTGGCAAACTGTGTGTAGCTTGTCGCAACTTACGCGTTCGCGCTCCTACGACACCGATCCCGCTTTTCAGTCCGGAGTGGTGCACTTCCGTCGCGACGGCCTACACACCGTTTGCCACCTGGGCGGCGGTGAACTTTCTGGTAAAGAGAAACGTGACGCGGGAGTGTGAAGCGGGTGAGGCGTGAGTTAGTACGCTGGCAACGGGCGTAAGACAGTGCGTTGCCGCGTGAAGTGCGGGACCCGTTGGGGGCCCGCAGGCAAACACAAGGATTGGCGGTGTTAGCCCGCTTTCTTTGCTTAGGAAGGTCTGAACAACCCGTTTTCTGCCTGGGATCTCTAACTGGCACGCGCGCAGTGGAATTCGCGTCCTCATTCACGCTGTGTTGAACCGATGCCGGTCGCATCTTGCGCGTGGACGCTGCGCCTTTGGGGGGCGTCTTCGCCCTTCATTTCGCTTTACCGAGCACCCCGCGAGCCAACCAGAGATTGATCAGCGCGAACTGCGTTTCGATCTGCGCCGTGTTTTTCGCCAGTCCCCGATACCGCGCCTTCAGATAGCCGAACTGACATTTGAGCACCCGAAACGGGTGCTCAACCTTCGCCCGCACGCCCGCCTTGAGCCGCTCGACTTTCTCGTAGATTCTGTCGAGCCGCTTGCTTTTGTCCAGCTTTCTTCGCTTGCTCGGCCTCATCGCCACGTGCCACTGGACCGCCCCCGTTTCGCCTCGCTTCTCGATGCCCACGTAGCCCGCATCGGCAAACGCAACCTGCTCGTCGCCGTGCAACAGTTCATGCGCCACCGTGACGTCGTGAACATTCGCCGGCGTGCACTTCACGGTATGCACCAGCCCCGACTCCACATCGACTCCGATGTGCGCCTTCATACCGAAGTACCAGCTGCCGCCCTTTTGCGTCTGGCTCATCTCGGGGTCTCGCGTGCCAGCCTTCTTCGTCGAACTGGGTGCCGAAATCAGCGTTGCGTCGACCGCCGAGCCCACCTTGAGCATCAGGCCCTTCGCCTGCAGGATCTCGTTGACCGTCGCCAGCATTCTGGCCGACAGCTCATGGGCCTCAAGCAGGTGCCGGAATCGCAGGATCGTGCTCTCGTCAGGCAGGCGCGTCATACCCGTGCCCAGCAGCGCGAACTCCCGGTACAGCGGTATGTCGTGCAGCGCCTCCTCCATCGCCGGGTCCGAGAGACTGAACCATTGTTGCAGGAAGTGAATGCGAAGCATCGTCTGGATCGGAAAAGGCGGGCGGCCAGTCTTGCCTTTCGGATAGTGCGGTTCGACAAGCGCAATCAGCTTCTGCCACGGCACCACACGCGTCATCTCATCGAGAAACTCGCGCTTGCGGGTGCGCTTCGTCGACAGATCCAGACCAAGACCAAGCTGTGTCATCACGCCACTCCATGAATTCTCCTGATCCCAGGATAGTTCAAGCTCACGTCAATGCCAGGACTTTTGCAGAGATTCCCTTACTTTCTTTGCGGCGGCAAAGAAAGTAAGTGCCGCCCCGCACAGGGGCAACGCATGAAGCACCGATACGAAAACGCGGATGCCGGCGCAGCAACAACCCTTTCGCCCCGCGCAGGCAAATCGCGCAGGCAAATCGCGCAGGCAAATCGCGCAGGCAACTCGCGGATGCCAACGCAAGGCGGCAAATCAAGCAGTTGCCCACCAGAAACACCCATAACACAAAACCCGTCTAGAATCCCCAGGCGTCGCAAGCCGCAAAGCCAAAAAAACCGGAAAAACCGGAGAAACCCAAAGGACACCCCCCGCTGTGTGGCATTTCCCCACCGCCATCCCCGCTTCGCTAGGCCCTTGGGCCGTCTTCCTCAGCGTACTGGTCACGCAACTCGGCGTTCCCGTGCCTGCCGCGCCGATGCTGATGCTCGCCGGCACCATGGCGGCAATGGGACAGGTCTCGTATGCCGCCGTCTTCTGCGCGGCCGTCTGCGCGACGCTGCTCGCCGATTCGCTGTGGTTCTTCGTCGGCCGCGTGCGCGGGCGACGGCTCCTCAACGGGCTTGTGCGCTTCTCGCTGTCGCTCGATACGACGCTGCGCATGGCGCGCGGCGTCTTCGAACGGCACGGCGCGCCAATTCTCACGCTCGCCAAATTCCTCCCCGGCCTCGGCCTGATTTCCGCGCCGCTGCTCGGCACGACGGCCATCGCGCCCGGCGTCTTCCTGCTGTGGGACGCCGTCGGTGCGTCGTTGTGGACGGGCGCGTATCTGATCGGCGGGGCCGCGCTGCACGACCAGATCGTGCAGGCGATGCTGCTCGTCCGGCACAACGGCGGCACGATCTTCGACGCGTTCGCCGCGATCTGCGTCACCGTGCTGCTGTATCGCTGGGCGCGGCGCACGCAATTCCGCCGCTGGCTCGCGAAAATGCGCATCAGCCCCGATCAGCTCGACACCATGATGCGTTCCGACGCGCCGCCGCTGATCTTCGATGCACGGCCGCGCAGCGTCCGCGAAAAAGAGTCCTATCGGATCGCGGGCGCCTATCCGCTCGATCTCGACTCGCCCGAGAAACTCGACGCCACGCTGCTCGCGCATCCCATTGTCGTGTATTGCGTGTGTCCGAGCGAAGCGACCGCCAGGCGCATCATCGGGCAACTGCATCGCAAGGGCGTTCATCACGCGCGCGCACTGAAGGGCGGGCTCGACGCATGGGAGAAACGCGGCTATCCCGTCGAACCGTTGCCCGCCGATTTCTACACGTCGCTGGAACGGTTCGGCATCGAAGTGCCGGAAGGCGAGTACACCGTCCGCGCGACAATGCCGGGCTGAAATTCCCGCGTGACATCACGGGCAGCTGCGATTGGCACGCCCGTTCGCAACACCGCCGGGGCTGCAATATTTCCCCCTTCGCGGCGACTTTTCAGAGCGCCGCCGATCCGGCCCAAAGCCTTGATCAGCAAGGCTTTGGGTGCCGTGACATAGGGTGAAATAACTTCCGCATAGCCTGTAACGGCCGGCATCACTACAGTGCACACATCGGATGCGATGCACTGATCCAAACCCACCGCAGACGATACCTCCCGCCACAAACCGTTATGGCATCGTCATGGAAAACCTCGGAAAAATCGTCCTCTTCGGAACTGCCTTCGTCGTCGTTGCGTCGCTGATCGAAGCAGTCGTGCTCAGCCGGAAAAACAGCAGCTCGTCGGCGCCATTCGCGTGGCACGAAGTCTGGATTTCGCTATTCGATCTCGTTGCACGCCGGCTGATGGCGTTCTTGCCGCTCTCGCTCGCGACGCCCGTCTTCTCGCTCGCATGGGACCATCGGCTGTTCACCGTGCAGATCAACAGCGCGCTGATGGTGCTCGCGCTCTTCATCGGACAGGAGTTCTGCTACTACTGGTATCACCGCGTATCGCACCGCGTACGCTTCTTCTGGGCCACACACGCCGTGCATCATTCGCCTAACCAGTTGACGCTGTCCACCGCGTACCGTCTCGGCGTCACAGGCAAGCTGACGGGCTCGGCGATGTTCTTCGCACCGCTCGTCTTCCTCGGCGTGCGCCCTGAAGTCGTGATGACCACGCTCTACATCAACCTGCTGTACCAGTTCTGGCTGCACACGACGTGGGTGCCGAAGCTCGGCTGGCTCGAATATGTGTTCAACACGCCGTCCGCGCATCGTGTGCACCATGCCTCGAATGTCGATTACCTCGATGCGAACTACGGCGGCGTGCTGATCATCTTCGACCGCCTGTTCGGCACCTACATCGAAGAACGCGCCGACGAACCTTGCCGCTACGGTCTCGTTACGCCGACCACCTCGCGCAATCCGTTCGTCGTCGAGTTCGAGCACTGGGCCACGCTGATTCGCGATGTCTTCTCGGCGAAGAGTGTGTGGATTGCGATCAATCACGTGATCCAGCCGCCGGGATGGCTGCCCGATGGCGGCGGCGAAACGACGGAAGAACTGCGCCGCAAAGGCAAGACGGTGCAAA includes:
- a CDS encoding response regulator — translated: MSAYKFKLLIVDDDVATVRIMSDMLSDYGERRFALSGEMGLLLARQSTPDLILLDASMPGMTGFDFCEILKADSELAKIPVIFVTSHDAPALEIDAFRLGASDYVTKPLNATQLRARVETQLRKRLKMLDQSESFRAGSFLPPTLGALPDNILIIESDPGRLSRLQDLLHDLGRCVSAATGAQGLERAMHSLPTVILVDAALPDANGMQLCAALKKEPRLEGVPVLLMMESANSAATDYERALLEGLADSVLNHAHPTVLKARVKNAIASVHADQKRMGAMREYWLAVEKAARRVERKNGEGTLPE
- a CDS encoding IS5 family transposase, translated to MTQLGLGLDLSTKRTRKREFLDEMTRVVPWQKLIALVEPHYPKGKTGRPPFPIQTMLRIHFLQQWFSLSDPAMEEALHDIPLYREFALLGTGMTRLPDESTILRFRHLLEAHELSARMLATVNEILQAKGLMLKVGSAVDATLISAPSSTKKAGTRDPEMSQTQKGGSWYFGMKAHIGVDVESGLVHTVKCTPANVHDVTVAHELLHGDEQVAFADAGYVGIEKRGETGAVQWHVAMRPSKRRKLDKSKRLDRIYEKVERLKAGVRAKVEHPFRVLKCQFGYLKARYRGLAKNTAQIETQFALINLWLARGVLGKAK
- a CDS encoding VTT domain-containing protein → MWHFPTAIPASLGPWAVFLSVLVTQLGVPVPAAPMLMLAGTMAAMGQVSYAAVFCAAVCATLLADSLWFFVGRVRGRRLLNGLVRFSLSLDTTLRMARGVFERHGAPILTLAKFLPGLGLISAPLLGTTAIAPGVFLLWDAVGASLWTGAYLIGGAALHDQIVQAMLLVRHNGGTIFDAFAAICVTVLLYRWARRTQFRRWLAKMRISPDQLDTMMRSDAPPLIFDARPRSVREKESYRIAGAYPLDLDSPEKLDATLLAHPIVVYCVCPSEATARRIIGQLHRKGVHHARALKGGLDAWEKRGYPVEPLPADFYTSLERFGIEVPEGEYTVRATMPG
- a CDS encoding sterol desaturase family protein: MENLGKIVLFGTAFVVVASLIEAVVLSRKNSSSSAPFAWHEVWISLFDLVARRLMAFLPLSLATPVFSLAWDHRLFTVQINSALMVLALFIGQEFCYYWYHRVSHRVRFFWATHAVHHSPNQLTLSTAYRLGVTGKLTGSAMFFAPLVFLGVRPEVVMTTLYINLLYQFWLHTTWVPKLGWLEYVFNTPSAHRVHHASNVDYLDANYGGVLIIFDRLFGTYIEERADEPCRYGLVTPTTSRNPFVVEFEHWATLIRDVFSAKSVWIAINHVIQPPGWLPDGGGETTEELRRKGKTVQSGCEAVNG